From Spiroplasma monobiae MQ-1, a single genomic window includes:
- a CDS encoding RelA/SpoT family protein, with protein MQTLESINEQEFNYVECRDVEVLVAEMRKYIKNNKLIEEVKKAYYYAEEKHKDQKRKNGDPFIIHPLSTGYYLAQWRMGPKTIIAGLLHDVIEDTPVTFSEIEDLYGVEVADIVEAVTKVSYFTKENREQMKANYLRKLFLSMIRDIRVIIVKIADRMHNLLTLQYMKPEKQKIIAKETLEIYSTIAHRIGMKTAKNILEDYSFEYLNPKEYTRVKNLLEEDKSSRKEIIKDIIEEINKKLKEGGIKNAQVFGRSKTIYSIYRKLTQFGKSFSDINDILAVRIITDKQDDCYRILGWLHQIFTPLSGRFKDYIATPKNNLYQSLHSTLASKDGIIFEAQIRTREMDEIAENGAAAHWKYKEGEKTVDIAEKQKEIDLKVDMFTRLMNLEKLATESIEIDYNEESQKIDLSGEVVEETFKSDYLAPMIYILTPDGSVVNLPFGSTVLDFAYKIHTEVGNKTVGAKINGVFSPYNTTLNSGEMVEIQTSKDAYPHEKWLRFVRTSTARRSIEDYLNLQKEKELEKEKITNQKIIRNTKREIDRYIIANNLKWNINSIEEIQKKLNVLDYKNIDEFLLSVGNGDFSIPEAVDIVYVSKQELKDIELINDMKTRKYKSSKGRDDLRINGIEKVSCSLAQCCYPVPVEPVTSFMSKTKGIQVHRSDCLNITNIKKVKNLLETEWIEKKTMNKRYNAKIRINAYDRPGILLDIVSVFAAQRANLTEVKVISQEDDYTGKGSMVIDVSDLEQLKVILKTLSEVPGVIAVTRATSSENPIS; from the coding sequence ATGCAAACTTTAGAATCAATAAATGAACAAGAATTTAATTATGTTGAGTGTAGAGATGTAGAAGTTCTTGTTGCAGAAATGCGCAAGTATATTAAAAATAATAAATTAATTGAAGAAGTTAAAAAAGCATACTATTATGCAGAAGAAAAACATAAAGATCAAAAGAGAAAAAATGGAGATCCTTTCATAATTCACCCACTTTCAACTGGTTATTACTTAGCCCAATGAAGAATGGGTCCAAAAACAATTATTGCAGGTCTTTTACATGATGTTATTGAAGATACACCAGTAACATTTTCAGAAATTGAAGATTTATATGGTGTTGAAGTTGCAGACATAGTTGAAGCTGTAACTAAAGTTAGCTACTTTACTAAAGAAAATCGTGAACAAATGAAAGCTAATTATTTAAGAAAACTATTCTTATCAATGATTAGAGATATTAGGGTTATAATTGTTAAAATTGCTGACCGTATGCATAACTTATTAACTCTACAATACATGAAACCTGAAAAACAAAAAATTATTGCCAAAGAAACTTTAGAAATTTACTCAACAATTGCTCATAGAATTGGTATGAAGACTGCCAAAAACATATTAGAAGATTACTCTTTTGAGTACTTAAATCCTAAAGAGTATACAAGAGTTAAAAACCTTTTGGAAGAAGATAAAAGTTCTAGAAAAGAAATTATAAAAGATATTATTGAAGAGATAAATAAAAAATTAAAAGAAGGCGGAATTAAAAACGCTCAAGTTTTTGGTAGGTCAAAAACAATTTATTCAATTTATAGAAAATTAACTCAATTTGGTAAATCATTTAGTGATATAAATGATATTTTGGCTGTAAGAATTATTACAGATAAACAAGATGATTGTTATAGAATCCTTGGGTGATTACATCAAATTTTCACACCACTTTCAGGAAGATTTAAAGACTATATTGCAACTCCAAAAAATAACTTATACCAATCATTGCATTCAACTTTAGCAAGTAAAGATGGGATAATATTTGAAGCCCAAATTAGAACAAGAGAAATGGATGAAATTGCTGAAAACGGAGCTGCTGCTCACTGAAAATACAAAGAGGGAGAAAAAACAGTAGATATAGCAGAAAAACAAAAGGAAATTGACTTAAAAGTTGATATGTTTACACGATTGATGAACCTTGAAAAACTTGCAACTGAAAGTATTGAAATCGATTATAATGAAGAGTCACAAAAAATTGACTTAAGTGGTGAAGTTGTTGAAGAAACATTTAAATCAGATTACTTAGCACCAATGATTTACATTCTTACTCCAGATGGTAGTGTTGTAAACTTACCTTTTGGATCGACTGTTTTAGACTTTGCATATAAAATTCACACAGAAGTGGGTAATAAAACTGTTGGGGCTAAAATTAATGGTGTATTTTCTCCATATAATACAACTCTTAACTCAGGGGAAATGGTTGAAATCCAAACTTCAAAAGATGCTTATCCTCATGAAAAATGATTACGTTTTGTTAGAACTTCAACAGCTCGTAGATCAATTGAAGATTATCTAAATCTTCAAAAAGAAAAAGAATTAGAAAAAGAAAAAATAACTAATCAAAAAATTATTAGAAACACTAAACGTGAAATTGATAGATATATTATTGCAAATAATTTAAAATGAAATATTAATTCAATTGAAGAAATTCAAAAAAAACTTAATGTTTTAGATTATAAAAATATTGATGAATTTTTATTATCTGTTGGTAATGGTGACTTTTCTATTCCTGAAGCGGTTGATATAGTTTATGTATCGAAACAAGAATTAAAAGATATTGAATTAATCAATGATATGAAGACAAGAAAATATAAATCATCTAAAGGTAGAGATGATTTAAGGATAAATGGTATTGAAAAAGTTAGTTGTTCACTTGCACAATGTTGTTATCCAGTGCCTGTTGAACCAGTAACAAGTTTTATGTCAAAAACTAAAGGTATTCAAGTTCATAGAAGTGATTGTTTAAATATTACGAATATTAAAAAAGTAAAAAACTTACTTGAAACAGAGTGAATTGAAAAGAAAACTATGAACAAGAGATATAATGCAAAAATCAGAATTAATGCATATGATAGACCGGGAATATTATTGGATATTGTTTCTGTCTTTGCAGCTCAAAGAGCTAACTTAACAGAGGTTAAAGTAATTTCACAAGAAGATGATTACACCGGAAAAGGAAGTATGGTAATTGATGTTAGTGATTTAGAACAATTAAAAGTTATTCTAAAAACTTTATCGGAAGTTCCTGGTGTTATTGCTGTTACAAGGGCAACTTCTTCAGAAAATCCAATATCTTAA
- a CDS encoding DeoR/GlpR family DNA-binding transcription regulator, which translates to MIREERLRLILDYVNELDYCSNEQISKHLNIPFTTLRRDLTDLHNDSKLKRVHGGAKTIREKSILEAVLDEKLLTNIDAKKSIAKKAFDCIKPFETIFLDAGSTTFFLAELIKPELNNKIYTNSIINAQVLAKNGIKDINLLPGKLKVSTVAICGVETIAALSKYNFDLAFVGINAVDKEFNFFTTDEDEAEVKKIAIRNSQFAFGLADTSKNNSKSLVKFSDKSQIALINEEV; encoded by the coding sequence ATGATTAGAGAAGAAAGATTAAGACTAATCCTTGATTATGTCAACGAATTAGATTATTGTTCAAATGAACAAATATCAAAACACTTAAACATTCCGTTCACCACTCTAAGAAGAGATCTTACAGATCTTCACAATGATTCTAAATTAAAAAGAGTACATGGGGGAGCAAAGACCATTAGAGAAAAATCAATATTAGAAGCTGTTTTAGATGAAAAACTACTTACAAATATTGATGCCAAAAAAAGTATTGCAAAAAAAGCATTTGATTGTATTAAACCTTTTGAAACCATCTTTTTAGATGCAGGTTCAACAACATTTTTCTTAGCAGAATTAATAAAACCTGAATTAAATAATAAAATTTATACTAATTCAATTATTAATGCTCAAGTATTGGCAAAAAACGGTATTAAAGATATTAATTTATTACCGGGAAAATTAAAAGTATCTACAGTTGCAATTTGTGGAGTTGAAACAATTGCTGCTTTATCAAAATACAATTTTGATTTGGCTTTTGTGGGTATAAATGCTGTTGATAAAGAATTTAATTTTTTTACAACAGATGAAGATGAAGCAGAAGTTAAAAAAATAGCTATTAGGAATTCACAATTTGCATTTGGTTTAGCAGATACATCTAAAAATAACTCTAAATCACTTGTTAAATTTAGTGATAAATCTCAAATAGCACTTATCAATGAAGAGGTATAA
- a CDS encoding 1-phosphofructokinase, which yields MIYTLTLNPAVDHIVLANKKVELGVTNYYNDEYKVVGGKGINAGIILKNLTAEVQAIGIMGEKNKEIFLDKFKEINLNNKFFLNQGSTRVNYKIKHLESKQETELNGMGFETQKEVLEDLILYLKDNLKKEDIVMLTGSVAMGIEKDIYEQIGKLANEKEAILICDATNDLLKNVLNEKPFLIKPNLEEICSTLGLEFNEDISFEETKELIQKLKDLGAQNVLLSMGSKGSLYFDSNNDVYKVGIAQGKLVNSVGAGDSMLAGFVFGKYKNLSIENTLQYAAASGAATAFNEWLASKEEIETLVSQIKVEKL from the coding sequence ATGATATATACATTAACATTAAACCCAGCAGTAGACCACATTGTTCTTGCTAACAAAAAAGTAGAACTTGGTGTAACTAATTATTATAACGATGAATACAAAGTTGTTGGTGGTAAAGGTATTAATGCAGGAATAATTTTAAAGAATTTAACTGCAGAAGTTCAAGCAATTGGTATTATGGGTGAAAAAAACAAAGAAATATTTTTAGATAAATTTAAAGAAATAAATTTAAATAATAAGTTTTTCTTAAACCAAGGATCAACAAGAGTTAATTATAAAATTAAACACTTAGAATCTAAACAAGAAACTGAATTAAATGGTATGGGATTTGAAACTCAAAAAGAAGTTTTAGAAGATTTAATCCTATACTTGAAAGATAATCTTAAAAAAGAAGACATCGTTATGCTAACTGGTAGTGTTGCTATGGGTATTGAAAAAGATATCTATGAACAAATAGGTAAACTTGCAAACGAAAAAGAAGCAATTTTAATTTGTGATGCTACAAATGACTTATTAAAAAATGTTTTAAATGAAAAACCATTTTTAATAAAACCTAACTTAGAAGAAATTTGTTCTACTTTAGGATTAGAATTTAACGAAGATATTAGCTTTGAAGAGACAAAAGAATTAATTCAAAAACTAAAAGACTTAGGAGCACAAAATGTTTTACTAAGTATGGGTTCAAAAGGGAGTTTATACTTTGATTCAAACAATGATGTTTACAAAGTTGGAATTGCACAAGGTAAACTTGTTAACTCAGTTGGTGCTGGAGACAGTATGTTAGCTGGATTTGTTTTTGGTAAATACAAAAACTTATCAATTGAAAATACACTTCAATATGCAGCTGCCAGTGGTGCTGCAACGGCTTTTAATGAATGACTTGCTTCAAAAGAAGAGATTGAAACATTAGTTTCACAAATTAAAGTTGAAAAATTATAG
- a CDS encoding PTS fructose transporter subunit IIABC, which translates to MELKDLFGKQISFFDVDLNSKDEVIEFLSKKLQEENYIKSVEDFKAAVYKRESEGSTGVGDGIAIPHVLNPTVQKSAIAFAKLKNKIDWQSLDDQPADLVFMIMTNGKDGNEHLTALADLSGFLMKSDVQAKLRGAKSIKDVQSAFTKEEKKVEKVEKPGSYDVIGITACPTGIAHTYMAQEKLEEYAKAKGLTVKIETQGRRGIENKLTQEDIDNAKVIILAHDKALEGLSRLNGKKVIDTHTKEAIFKGDQLIEKYQKGEGLTEVKAAADSSESSEFTMRKFLDVKGNLLGGISRMLPFVVAGGIILGIAFLIDFATGGGTAPDSSSEIFKQWLLSNEGKTWADFQTYWMGNFGTHNAAAGWFAAIGKTSMSMMVPILGAFIAFSIVGAQGLMPGMVAGLFSTNVMGFAYSGNETGWDGLWGRLLGDSLKGTESGFIGAIVGGYLAALLVVGWSKAMGKFPKGLQGARDIVFIPVISLLSISLTMFVINIPLGFVMGGISLGIQKLAELNLLWLVSILIGFMMCVDMGGPVNKIAYSLGNLAVGGKLVTDATTQGYSDQTIIMASAMIAGMLPPIMVAMSTVIFPKAWTAKDRDAAKANWLMGACFVSEGAIPFMVKDPKRVAVSAMAGGALIGGLIGALKVKLLASHGGIFVFPLLSSSYLENGTTMTGGSIALGAGGALLILLGASFLSAMILGIWRTADIKTGKLVLDSTNGVKESILSKIEAVKANEKIQNKEEKLNVLNNKLAKYGEFETELVTKQKAYQVQLAEKAKLKEVRRVDK; encoded by the coding sequence ATGGAATTAAAAGATTTATTTGGTAAACAAATAAGTTTCTTTGATGTAGATTTAAATTCAAAAGATGAAGTAATTGAATTTTTATCTAAAAAACTTCAAGAAGAAAATTACATAAAATCTGTTGAAGACTTCAAAGCAGCTGTTTACAAAAGAGAATCTGAAGGGTCAACTGGTGTTGGAGATGGTATTGCCATTCCTCACGTTTTAAATCCTACAGTTCAAAAATCAGCAATCGCATTTGCTAAATTAAAAAATAAAATTGATTGACAATCATTAGATGATCAACCAGCTGATTTAGTATTTATGATTATGACAAATGGAAAAGATGGAAATGAACACTTAACTGCTCTTGCTGATTTGTCTGGTTTCTTAATGAAATCAGATGTTCAAGCAAAATTAAGAGGAGCTAAATCTATCAAAGATGTGCAAAGTGCATTTACAAAAGAAGAGAAAAAGGTTGAAAAAGTAGAAAAACCAGGAAGTTATGATGTAATTGGTATTACAGCTTGTCCTACTGGAATTGCTCATACATACATGGCTCAAGAAAAACTTGAAGAGTATGCTAAAGCAAAAGGTTTAACAGTTAAAATTGAAACTCAAGGACGTAGAGGAATTGAGAATAAATTAACACAAGAAGATATAGATAACGCAAAAGTTATTATTTTGGCTCACGACAAAGCTCTTGAAGGACTTTCAAGATTAAATGGGAAGAAAGTTATTGATACACATACTAAAGAGGCAATCTTTAAAGGTGATCAATTAATTGAAAAATATCAAAAAGGAGAAGGATTAACTGAAGTTAAAGCGGCAGCCGATTCTTCAGAATCAAGTGAATTTACAATGAGAAAATTCCTTGATGTTAAAGGCAATTTACTTGGAGGAATTTCAAGAATGTTACCATTCGTTGTTGCAGGAGGAATCATTTTAGGAATAGCATTCTTAATTGACTTTGCAACAGGTGGTGGAACTGCCCCAGATAGTAGTTCAGAAATTTTTAAACAATGACTATTATCAAATGAAGGTAAAACATGAGCAGATTTCCAAACATACTGAATGGGTAACTTTGGTACTCATAATGCTGCTGCTGGATGATTTGCAGCAATTGGTAAAACATCTATGTCTATGATGGTTCCAATTTTAGGTGCATTTATTGCATTTTCAATTGTTGGAGCTCAGGGATTGATGCCTGGAATGGTTGCCGGGTTATTCTCAACAAACGTAATGGGATTTGCTTATTCAGGTAACGAAACTGGATGAGATGGTTTATGAGGAAGACTTTTAGGTGATAGCTTAAAAGGTACTGAATCAGGATTTATTGGAGCAATCGTTGGTGGTTACTTAGCAGCTTTATTGGTTGTTGGTTGATCAAAAGCAATGGGTAAATTCCCAAAAGGATTACAAGGAGCTAGAGATATTGTATTTATTCCTGTAATTTCATTATTATCAATTTCACTAACAATGTTCGTAATTAACATTCCTTTGGGATTTGTTATGGGTGGAATTAGTTTAGGAATTCAAAAATTAGCTGAATTAAACTTATTATGACTTGTATCAATTTTAATTGGATTTATGATGTGTGTTGACATGGGTGGACCTGTAAACAAAATTGCTTACTCACTAGGAAACTTAGCTGTTGGTGGTAAATTGGTTACTGACGCAACTACACAAGGTTATAGTGATCAAACAATTATTATGGCTTCAGCCATGATAGCAGGTATGTTACCTCCAATCATGGTTGCAATGTCAACAGTTATTTTCCCAAAAGCTTGAACAGCAAAAGATAGAGATGCTGCAAAAGCAAACTGATTAATGGGAGCATGTTTCGTATCAGAAGGTGCTATTCCATTCATGGTTAAGGACCCAAAAAGAGTTGCTGTAAGTGCAATGGCTGGTGGAGCTTTAATCGGTGGATTAATCGGTGCTTTAAAAGTTAAATTACTTGCTTCACACGGTGGTATATTTGTATTCCCATTATTAAGTTCAAGTTACTTAGAAAATGGAACAACAATGACTGGTGGTTCAATTGCTTTAGGAGCTGGGGGAGCACTTCTAATCTTATTAGGAGCAAGTTTCTTATCAGCGATGATTTTAGGAATTTGAAGAACAGCAGATATTAAAACTGGAAAATTAGTTTTAGACTCAACAAATGGAGTTAAAGAATCAATTTTATCAAAAATTGAAGCTGTAAAAGCAAATGAAAAAATTCAAAATAAAGAAGAAAAATTAAACGTATTAAACAATAAATTAGCTAAATACGGAGAATTTGAAACAGAATTAGTTACTAAACAAAAAGCATATCAAGTTCAATTAGCTGAAAAAGCTAAATTAAAAGAAGTTAGAAGAGTTGATAAGTAA
- a CDS encoding PHP domain-containing protein, producing MINESIKIDLHIHSFKSFYKDGKIVKESTKENLDVLLTKLIEHEIKLFSITDHNRFDSDLYIELKNKINKDEKYKNLNFIPGIEFNLKLEEFDESKAGQINIYFNASSEEEFIHIENIINSDEFFKENKVDFFSKEEIEKLIYKIGFDVILIASQTKGLHFEGNGGKVSALSDHTKDSKKWIQSGYISALEFQKPRVEGILKNNLRDLNNFALITFSDCHEWAVYPKHDSSSKLTQKNFTKIKSLPTFKGLMYAFSSPKTRINRIESSNTNWIREIKLNDKIIKLDRSINVITGNNGSGKTAILSKIINDTNKLKNEYSTIFLNNSLEFNGENSISFKIIKQNEIIDKKFALSNLFENIEHDKDDSEFKHKMETYTNRINNNFRHFLSIKESLNKIYSTEIEFVEKNDHYFIQCSNDLENIEENKYNKIVKNINKIIQGYNGLIEDLTFKADKTSYNLIVKNNENILLILEKYNNLKNELDQKNKIINKIISIFNRINSNNSNKSSSAEQNRKNYETKKQELISEFKKIIKLKSKEIKVEEFPIFSNGISEIKKNGFIFKSIPKYSKNISENDFYSVVFNKEVSNQDELYKLKSNQDFFNSLKKTSNSHGLRADEIFKKNCENFISKQIERSEIILETDNENLIGSTPGQAANAFIKFFLQENISNNDIILIDQPEDNISNLNISLDIIALINSMRDEKQFIIVTHNPIIVTNLDIDNLVFLENNNGQISSKNGCLEYDGEWNIIKIVIDNMEGGLEAVKNRMDIYKYEKN from the coding sequence ATGATTAATGAAAGTATAAAAATAGACTTACATATACATTCATTCAAGAGTTTTTACAAGGATGGAAAAATAGTTAAAGAATCAACTAAAGAAAATTTGGATGTTCTACTAACAAAATTAATAGAACATGAAATAAAACTTTTTTCAATAACTGATCATAATAGATTTGATTCTGATTTATATATTGAGTTAAAAAATAAAATAAATAAAGATGAAAAATATAAAAATTTAAATTTTATACCAGGAATAGAATTCAATCTAAAATTAGAGGAATTCGATGAATCAAAAGCAGGACAAATAAATATTTATTTTAACGCTAGTTCAGAAGAAGAATTTATTCATATCGAAAATATCATTAATAGTGATGAATTTTTTAAAGAGAATAAAGTAGATTTTTTTTCAAAAGAGGAAATAGAAAAATTAATTTATAAAATTGGTTTTGATGTTATATTAATTGCTTCACAAACCAAAGGACTACATTTTGAGGGTAATGGTGGTAAAGTTTCTGCCCTATCAGACCACACAAAGGATTCTAAGAAATGAATACAATCAGGATATATAAGTGCTTTGGAGTTTCAAAAACCAAGAGTGGAGGGTATTTTAAAGAATAATTTAAGAGATTTAAATAATTTTGCATTGATAACTTTTAGTGATTGTCATGAATGAGCGGTATATCCAAAGCACGATTCAAGTTCTAAACTTACTCAAAAAAATTTCACAAAGATTAAGTCATTACCAACATTTAAAGGTTTAATGTATGCATTTTCGTCGCCCAAAACAAGAATTAATAGAATTGAATCATCCAACACAAATTGAATAAGGGAAATAAAATTAAATGATAAAATTATAAAGTTGGATAGGTCAATAAATGTAATTACAGGTAATAATGGTTCAGGTAAAACGGCCATTTTATCAAAAATTATAAATGATACTAATAAACTCAAAAATGAGTATTCAACAATTTTCTTAAATAATTCATTAGAGTTTAATGGTGAAAATTCTATTTCGTTCAAAATAATTAAGCAAAATGAAATAATTGATAAAAAATTTGCTCTTTCAAATTTATTTGAAAATATAGAACATGACAAAGACGACAGTGAATTTAAACATAAGATGGAAACATACACAAATAGAATTAATAATAATTTTCGTCATTTTTTATCTATAAAAGAATCTTTAAATAAAATTTATTCAACAGAAATTGAATTTGTAGAAAAAAACGATCATTACTTTATTCAGTGTAGTAATGACCTAGAAAATATTGAAGAAAATAAATATAATAAAATAGTTAAAAACATAAATAAAATTATTCAGGGCTATAATGGTTTAATTGAAGATTTGACATTTAAAGCTGATAAAACAAGTTATAATCTTATTGTTAAAAATAATGAAAATATCTTGTTAATTCTAGAAAAGTATAATAATTTAAAAAATGAATTAGATCAAAAAAATAAAATAATAAATAAAATAATAAGTATATTTAATCGCATAAATTCAAACAATTCTAATAAATCATCTTCTGCGGAGCAAAATAGAAAAAATTACGAAACTAAAAAACAGGAATTAATTTCTGAATTTAAAAAAATTATAAAATTAAAAAGCAAGGAAATTAAAGTTGAAGAATTTCCTATATTTTCTAATGGTATTAGTGAAATCAAAAAAAATGGTTTTATTTTTAAAAGTATACCAAAATACAGTAAAAATATAAGTGAAAATGATTTTTATAGTGTTGTCTTTAATAAAGAAGTTTCGAATCAAGATGAACTATATAAATTAAAGTCAAATCAAGATTTCTTTAATTCTTTGAAAAAAACTTCAAATTCTCACGGACTTAGAGCTGATGAAATATTCAAAAAAAATTGTGAAAATTTTATTTCAAAGCAGATTGAAAGAAGTGAAATTATATTAGAAACTGATAATGAAAATCTAATAGGATCTACACCTGGACAAGCTGCGAATGCATTTATAAAATTCTTTCTTCAAGAAAATATATCTAACAACGATATAATATTGATAGACCAACCAGAAGATAATATATCTAATTTAAATATTAGTCTTGATATTATTGCTTTGATAAATTCAATGAGAGATGAAAAACAATTTATAATAGTAACGCATAACCCTATAATAGTTACTAATTTAGATATTGATAATTTAGTTTTTTTGGAAAATAATAATGGTCAAATAAGCTCTAAAAATGGTTGTTTAGAATACGATGGAGAATGAAATATTATAAAAATAGTTATTGATAATATGGAGGGTGGATTAGAAGCTGTTAAAAATAGAATGGATATTTACAAGTATGAAAAAAATTAA